Proteins encoded in a region of the Photobacterium profundum SS9 genome:
- a CDS encoding SDR family oxidoreductase encodes MAYFLTGGTGFLGRNLITRLLKREGTIYVLCHNEQSQDILEAHIEKWSIPAGRILPITGDLTQAGLGLAKEDIKKLSGSITHFFHLAAIYDLNATAEIQEAVNIEGTQNAVDAAENLQAGCFHHISSIAAAGLYEGHFREDMFDEAENLDHPYFSTKHLSEKVVREKCKVPFRVYRPGMVVGDSKTGIADRADGPYYFFKMIQRIRNVLPAWVPTIGLEGGRLNIVPVDYVVDALDYIAHKDGLDNRCFHLTDPKPYRSGEVLNIFAEAGHAPRMALRLDARLFGFIPNQMKNAILSLPTIKQISDVTMKDLGIPSSALQFFTYPTEFDCRETQKALKGSGIECPRLPSYAPAIWDYWERHLDPEISGDRSLKGRVENKIILITGASSGIGQATAFKLAENGAQMILVARDEEKLANTRMEVEERGGIAHTYQCDLSKIEQVDTLVENILADHGRVDILINNAGRSIRRSVANSVDRFHDFERTMQLNYFGALKLTLGLLPSMEAQGGGHVINISSIGVLTNAPRFSAYVASKAAMDAFTRCAASEYSDMNINFTTINMPLVATPMIAPTKIYKSVPTLSPDQAADLLATAIIDKPKRIATKLGIFGSVLHALFPKLAEIIMNSSFRMFPDSKESEQSKEDKTEKASSAELMAFSALLRGIHL; translated from the coding sequence ATGGCATATTTTTTGACTGGCGGAACAGGTTTTCTTGGCCGAAACCTCATCACCAGACTTTTAAAACGAGAAGGCACGATTTACGTCCTTTGTCATAATGAACAATCACAAGATATACTCGAAGCTCACATAGAGAAATGGTCTATTCCAGCGGGTCGTATCTTACCTATCACAGGGGATTTAACGCAGGCTGGTTTAGGTTTAGCCAAAGAAGATATTAAAAAATTATCTGGCTCTATTACGCATTTTTTCCACCTTGCGGCTATTTATGATTTAAATGCCACAGCCGAAATACAAGAAGCCGTCAACATCGAAGGGACACAAAATGCTGTCGATGCGGCTGAAAATTTACAAGCAGGTTGCTTCCATCACATCAGCTCAATTGCAGCAGCTGGCTTGTACGAAGGGCACTTCCGCGAAGATATGTTCGATGAAGCAGAAAATCTAGATCACCCTTACTTCTCAACCAAACACTTATCAGAGAAAGTGGTTCGTGAAAAATGTAAAGTCCCTTTTCGTGTGTACCGTCCGGGTATGGTTGTGGGCGATTCAAAAACGGGGATTGCAGATCGTGCCGATGGGCCGTACTACTTCTTCAAAATGATACAACGCATTCGTAATGTATTGCCTGCATGGGTACCAACTATTGGTTTAGAAGGCGGACGTCTTAATATCGTACCAGTTGATTACGTTGTTGATGCACTAGACTATATTGCGCATAAAGATGGCTTAGATAATCGTTGTTTTCACCTAACAGATCCTAAACCTTACCGTTCAGGTGAAGTGCTTAATATTTTTGCTGAAGCGGGCCATGCGCCTCGTATGGCATTACGTTTAGATGCACGCTTATTTGGCTTTATTCCCAATCAAATGAAGAACGCTATTTTATCGTTACCAACGATTAAACAAATTAGCGACGTAACGATGAAAGATCTTGGTATTCCTTCATCAGCATTACAATTCTTCACCTACCCTACAGAATTTGATTGCCGTGAAACGCAAAAAGCCCTAAAAGGCTCTGGCATTGAGTGCCCTCGCTTACCAAGCTATGCCCCTGCAATTTGGGATTATTGGGAGCGTCACCTTGACCCAGAGATCTCGGGTGATCGCAGCCTTAAAGGTCGCGTAGAAAATAAGATCATTTTGATCACTGGTGCAAGCTCAGGCATTGGGCAAGCAACAGCGTTCAAACTTGCCGAGAATGGCGCACAAATGATTTTGGTTGCTCGTGATGAAGAGAAACTAGCTAATACTAGAATGGAAGTAGAAGAACGTGGTGGTATCGCGCATACATACCAGTGCGATTTATCCAAAATAGAACAGGTAGATACGCTTGTTGAGAATATCTTGGCCGATCATGGCCGTGTTGATATCTTAATCAATAACGCAGGTCGATCGATTCGTCGCTCTGTTGCGAATTCCGTTGATCGTTTTCATGACTTTGAACGCACAATGCAGCTTAACTACTTTGGCGCATTGAAACTAACCTTAGGCTTACTACCAAGTATGGAAGCACAAGGTGGCGGCCATGTTATTAATATTTCATCCATTGGCGTACTCACTAACGCCCCTCGTTTCTCTGCTTATGTTGCTTCAAAAGCAGCGATGGATGCATTTACACGCTGTGCAGCCTCTGAATATTCAGACATGAACATTAACTTCACAACGATCAACATGCCTTTAGTGGCAACACCAATGATCGCGCCAACGAAGATCTACAAATCGGTACCAACATTATCGCCAGATCAAGCTGCTGATTTATTAGCAACGGCAATCATTGATAAGCCAAAGCGTATTGCGACTAAGTTAGGTATTTTCGGTTCCGTTCTTCATGCCCTTTTCCCTAAACTTGCTGAAATAATCATGAACAGTAGCTTCCGCATGTTCCCTGATTCGAAAGAAAGTGAGCAAAGTAAAGAGGATAAAACAGAAAAAGCATCATCAGCAGAGCTAATGGCATTCTCTGCACTACTACGTGGTATTCACTTGTAG
- a CDS encoding acyl-CoA-binding protein has translation MADLKASFEQAQLDVKKLTQRPTNDELLTMYSLFKQATDGDVHGKRPGMFDFKGAAKYEAWEKQKGMDAETAMQKYVDQVEKMAATYA, from the coding sequence ATGGCAGATTTAAAAGCAAGCTTTGAACAAGCACAGTTAGACGTTAAGAAACTGACTCAGCGTCCAACAAACGATGAATTGCTTACAATGTATTCTTTGTTCAAGCAAGCCACTGATGGTGACGTACACGGCAAGCGTCCTGGTATGTTTGACTTTAAAGGGGCGGCAAAATACGAAGCATGGGAAAAGCAAAAAGGAATGGATGCTGAAACTGCGATGCAGAAGTATGTTGACCAAGTAGAAAAAATGGCAGCAACTTACGCATAA
- a CDS encoding wax ester/triacylglycerol synthase family O-acyltransferase produces the protein MPSLSLLDLSFIIFESDKTPMHVTGLVILEPPKEHAATYAQDLYGEFLQQTDVTAPFNWKLQWSFTGKPSWQTLPKVNLEDHLRITMLPSPGNDQQLQQVVGRLHGQVLDRSRPMWEVWVIGGLENNRVAIIFKVHHSMADGVRASSLFTRSCATNPEDSFSQPIWQCDLRKTASERRAETRLTNMVIKTATQASKQISLIPSMFRLGSKLALKAVKLADCDLKVPFTAPKTPFNLSPKRSRAVSLGQFSMGRLNQLSRITGSSMNDVLFTVSDIALNRYLNDRSLPLRKPLVAMMPMSLRNKGELESKGNKMSVGHVELGRSHLTSLERLEAIQQATVDLKNEALNISPDAYINYSLLVNGASLISGKFGLNGFIPPVSNLLISNIPGVKDTLYFMGAKVKEQYPVSLLMPGQTLNITFFSNAGQMYYSLVACSQSLPGFEVIAGYMEEALNELEQDIMDTAVSAVSEQMESHDSETVAVEMAVLAAREALTPDDAEFERLYIEKQQRVDHLEKQLSQLTAMLSKTIEIDPAVKPINEELMNQPVVLDIIPKTGSSAS, from the coding sequence ATGCCTAGTTTGTCTCTTCTCGACTTAAGTTTCATTATTTTTGAATCTGACAAAACACCAATGCATGTAACTGGTTTAGTTATATTAGAACCGCCTAAAGAGCATGCGGCTACGTATGCGCAAGATCTCTATGGTGAATTTTTACAGCAAACTGACGTGACAGCACCTTTTAATTGGAAGCTTCAGTGGTCGTTTACGGGCAAACCAAGCTGGCAAACACTTCCGAAAGTGAATTTAGAAGATCATTTACGTATCACTATGCTTCCATCACCTGGAAATGACCAACAGTTACAACAAGTTGTTGGTCGTTTACATGGTCAAGTATTGGATCGAAGTCGACCAATGTGGGAAGTATGGGTGATTGGTGGTCTTGAAAATAATCGTGTGGCGATTATATTTAAAGTCCACCATTCAATGGCGGATGGTGTTCGTGCCAGTAGTTTATTTACCCGAAGTTGTGCCACAAACCCTGAAGACTCATTTAGCCAGCCTATTTGGCAGTGTGATTTACGTAAAACGGCATCAGAGCGCCGTGCAGAAACACGCCTTACCAACATGGTAATAAAAACAGCCACGCAAGCATCAAAGCAAATATCGCTTATTCCATCAATGTTCCGACTGGGTAGTAAGCTTGCATTAAAAGCGGTAAAGCTGGCTGATTGTGATTTGAAGGTGCCGTTTACAGCACCAAAAACGCCTTTTAACTTGAGCCCTAAGCGTAGCCGAGCGGTGAGTCTTGGTCAGTTTTCAATGGGTAGATTGAATCAGCTTAGCCGCATAACGGGTTCATCAATGAATGATGTACTCTTTACGGTAAGCGATATTGCTTTGAATCGTTACTTAAATGATCGCTCGTTACCTTTAAGAAAACCGTTAGTTGCCATGATGCCAATGAGTCTTCGTAATAAAGGAGAGTTGGAAAGTAAAGGTAATAAGATGTCTGTCGGGCATGTTGAGCTGGGACGATCGCACTTAACGTCATTAGAGCGATTAGAAGCGATTCAACAGGCAACGGTTGATCTAAAAAATGAAGCCTTAAATATTTCACCTGATGCTTATATTAATTATTCTCTGCTTGTTAATGGTGCGTCTTTAATTAGCGGTAAATTTGGCTTAAATGGGTTTATTCCGCCTGTAAGTAACTTGCTCATCTCTAATATACCGGGTGTAAAAGACACCTTGTATTTCATGGGTGCAAAGGTGAAAGAGCAATATCCAGTATCGCTACTGATGCCAGGGCAAACATTGAATATTACATTCTTTAGTAATGCCGGGCAGATGTACTACTCATTGGTTGCATGTAGCCAGTCTTTGCCTGGGTTTGAGGTGATTGCAGGGTATATGGAAGAGGCCTTAAATGAGTTAGAGCAAGATATCATGGATACAGCAGTGTCAGCAGTATCAGAGCAGATGGAAAGCCATGATAGCGAGACAGTGGCGGTTGAAATGGCGGTGCTTGCAGCACGAGAAGCCCTTACGCCAGATGATGCTGAATTTGAACGTTTGTATATAGAGAAACAGCAGCGAGTAGATCATCTGGAAAAGCAATTATCACAGTTAACTGCGATGCTTTCTAAAACTATCGAGATTGATCCTGCGGTTAAGCCGATAAACGAAGAGTTAATGAATCAACCCGTCGTGCTCGATATCATCCCCAAAACGGGTTCATCAGCTTCATAA
- a CDS encoding phasin-related domain-containing protein, protein MMLKNIIGSVKSVTSAGEETARTIYLAGLGAYSKGMEQKQQTQGLLSSQFRALVDKGEYVETESKQRIDSTKKVVLGNVEKQVNYVIRRTSGIDRTKLSGLEERIDTLTAAVDKLLQK, encoded by the coding sequence ATGATGCTCAAAAATATAATCGGAAGTGTTAAATCTGTTACTTCTGCTGGTGAAGAGACTGCTCGCACTATTTATTTAGCGGGTCTAGGTGCTTATAGCAAAGGTATGGAACAAAAACAGCAAACTCAAGGTTTGTTAAGTAGCCAGTTCCGCGCTTTAGTTGATAAAGGTGAATATGTTGAAACCGAGAGTAAGCAACGTATTGATTCCACCAAAAAAGTCGTTTTAGGTAACGTCGAAAAGCAGGTAAATTATGTTATTCGCCGTACAAGCGGTATCGACCGCACTAAATTATCAGGCCTTGAAGAGCGTATTGATACGTTAACGGCAGCTGTTGATAAGCTTTTGCAAAAATAA
- a CDS encoding acetyl-CoA hydrolase/transferase C-terminal domain-containing protein, giving the protein MSVLEFIDTPICPSALSPSHSNDQTLHAENETKLAAQTLATPDELVDQIIAQVGKKIVIGVPLAIGKPIAFINALYQRAKADPSISLRIETGITLEKPIGKSTLEKNFLGPFVEREFANVPDIDYICGLRKGDMPSNICVNEFFFKAGSFLNSTQQLNYTSTNYTHAVRDLLDKGVNVVAQIVAKRIINGVTTYSLCSNSDLALDFIPEMDRLKAEGVPMAIVGEVNNNMPFMRNHAEVADCEFDFILDGNLNEKHEDYALFAAPNASISQEDHMIGLYSSTLIKDGGTLQVGIGSLSSALTYSTMLRHQNNSVYQQVLHDLQVAEKFPLSCVIGETGTFEEGLYGCSELMVDGFMHLFKAGILKREVFEDLTIQTLLNENKITPKVTISTLLTLLEHNAISSVLNSDDVDYLKRIGVFKSSVHYHNGLLNITDSSYLGNLKNEEALQWITKHCLNSALCGGVVMHGAFFIGPKDFYEALNTMTDAEHDQFCMTSVNYVNELYDHFLGSQQLKQAQRKHARFINSAMMVTLNGSVISDALENGQVVSGVGGQYNFVAQAHQLPGARSILKLRSCCVRGGKLQSNILFNYGHTTIPRHLRDTVITEYGIADLRSKSDHVVYTELIKIADSRFQQELLEKAKAAGKVAKDYQIPAEFCNNTPEAIAQVYDKYTAQDFFGPFPFGCSFTEEELKLGKALKSLKNKTATRKGKAQCLWQALSAPKPTAAIEPLLKRIGMNEPNNLQDRITKRLLTAELSK; this is encoded by the coding sequence ATGTCTGTACTTGAATTTATAGATACACCTATTTGCCCTTCTGCTCTTTCTCCTAGTCATTCCAATGACCAAACATTGCATGCAGAAAACGAAACAAAATTGGCTGCGCAAACATTGGCGACACCAGATGAACTTGTTGATCAAATAATTGCGCAAGTTGGAAAGAAAATCGTTATCGGCGTACCTCTTGCTATCGGAAAACCCATTGCTTTTATCAATGCGCTTTATCAACGAGCGAAAGCCGATCCTTCTATTTCACTTCGTATAGAAACGGGTATTACACTCGAAAAACCTATTGGTAAAAGTACGTTAGAGAAAAACTTTTTAGGGCCATTTGTCGAACGCGAATTTGCGAATGTACCCGATATTGATTATATCTGTGGTCTTCGTAAAGGCGATATGCCTAGCAATATCTGCGTGAATGAATTTTTCTTCAAAGCGGGCAGCTTTTTAAATAGTACACAGCAATTAAATTACACCAGCACAAACTATACGCATGCCGTTCGAGATCTATTGGATAAAGGGGTGAATGTTGTCGCCCAAATCGTTGCCAAACGTATCATTAATGGCGTAACAACGTACAGCTTGTGCAGTAACTCTGATTTAGCGTTAGATTTCATTCCTGAAATGGATCGATTGAAAGCAGAAGGCGTTCCTATGGCCATTGTTGGTGAAGTTAACAACAACATGCCATTCATGCGTAACCATGCAGAAGTTGCAGACTGTGAATTCGATTTCATTCTTGATGGCAACCTGAACGAAAAACATGAAGATTACGCACTATTTGCAGCACCAAATGCCAGTATTTCCCAAGAAGATCATATGATTGGGCTATATTCGAGTACACTGATTAAAGATGGCGGCACATTACAAGTTGGTATTGGTTCACTCAGTAGCGCATTAACGTACAGTACTATGCTGCGTCATCAGAATAACTCTGTTTACCAACAAGTACTTCACGATCTACAAGTTGCAGAAAAATTCCCTCTTAGTTGTGTTATTGGTGAAACGGGCACATTCGAAGAAGGCTTGTACGGCTGTAGTGAGCTGATGGTCGATGGCTTCATGCACTTATTTAAAGCCGGCATTCTCAAGCGTGAAGTATTCGAAGATTTAACAATACAAACACTACTGAATGAAAATAAAATCACGCCGAAAGTCACTATTTCTACACTACTCACTTTGCTTGAGCATAACGCAATATCTTCAGTATTAAACAGTGATGATGTGGATTATTTAAAACGTATTGGTGTATTTAAGTCGTCGGTTCACTACCACAATGGGTTGCTTAATATTACTGATAGCAGCTATTTAGGTAATTTGAAAAATGAAGAAGCCTTACAATGGATAACCAAACATTGCTTGAATTCAGCATTATGCGGCGGCGTAGTCATGCACGGTGCATTCTTCATCGGGCCTAAAGATTTTTACGAAGCACTTAATACAATGACAGATGCCGAGCATGATCAATTCTGTATGACGAGTGTGAACTACGTTAATGAGCTTTATGATCATTTCCTTGGAAGCCAGCAACTCAAGCAAGCACAACGTAAACATGCACGTTTCATTAACTCAGCCATGATGGTGACGTTAAATGGTTCTGTTATTTCAGATGCCTTAGAAAATGGACAGGTCGTTAGTGGTGTAGGCGGTCAATATAACTTTGTCGCACAAGCCCATCAATTACCCGGTGCACGTTCTATTCTAAAATTGCGCAGCTGTTGTGTACGTGGCGGTAAACTTCAATCAAACATTTTATTCAATTACGGACACACGACAATACCTCGCCACCTTCGCGATACGGTTATTACTGAATATGGCATTGCAGATCTTCGCAGTAAGTCAGATCACGTTGTATATACAGAACTGATTAAAATCGCAGATTCACGCTTCCAACAAGAATTACTAGAAAAAGCCAAAGCGGCTGGAAAAGTAGCAAAAGATTACCAAATTCCTGCTGAATTCTGTAATAACACCCCAGAAGCGATTGCACAGGTATATGACAAATATACAGCACAAGATTTCTTTGGCCCCTTCCCCTTCGGTTGTAGCTTTACTGAAGAAGAGCTCAAATTAGGTAAAGCATTAAAGTCACTAAAAAATAAAACAGCAACAAGAAAAGGCAAAGCACAGTGTTTATGGCAAGCACTATCGGCTCCAAAGCC